In Sphingobacterium sp. SYP-B4668, the sequence GAGCAGTACGTACTACCGCCCGGATGCACGCATTCATACCCGGTGCATCTCCTCCTGATGTAAAAACTCCTATATTATGTATTGTGTTCACGCGCAAAATTCTTTTTTAGGTTTGACGAATATACAGTGTATTTTTTACACTAATGAATTTTTTGATTATTTTTTTTGTTACTTTGATATATTTAGCGCATTATTGTGGTGTTTACAAGTGTGATTCCGTATGGGCTTACGTTTGATTTCGGAAACTTAAATAAATTTTTGAACATTGTTTACAAATTTCACCATTGACTGCGTCATTTTTGGCTTTCATGACGGTCTTTTAAAAGCTTTATTAACCGAGAGAAATGAATATCCATTCAAAGATTGGTGGGCCTTGCCTGGTTTTTTTGTGAACAATGACGAAGAAATGGAAGATGCCGTCAAACGGATTCTTTATGAAAATGCAGGCTTAAAGGATATCTATATGGAACAATTGGCTGCGTTTGCTGGTCTTAAACGACATCCACAAGGCCGTATACTTACCGTAGCTTATTTTGCACTTATGCAACTAGACCAAAGTAAGATCAAGGTTAAACCTGTTACCACATACATGCGTCAGGCGAAATGGTTCTCAGTTAACGAACTTCCCGAGTTGGCATTCGATCATCAGCAGATAATAGACCTCAGTTTGGAAAAACTAAAACGTAAAATAGGGTATACGGCTGTGGCCTTTGAATTACTGCCTGAGAAATTTACGCTTACACAATTGCAACAAGTCTATGAAGCTATATTGGGTAGAAAATTAGATAAAAGAAATTTTCGAAAGAAAATGTTAAACTATGGCTTCCTTAAAGAACTTCCAGAGTTCCAAAAAGGGGTATCTTACCGTGCTGCACGTCTTTATAAATTAGACAAGAGAAAATTCCAAAAAGTGTTCTCGCATGAAGATTAAGGGTAAGCAAACCTTTAATATCAATTTTATCATCCCTTTTTTAAAGTATATAAAGCTTTTATACGTCAGCTAGGAAAGTAGCTAGGTATAGCTTTCTCGCTTACATATTGTTATCTGTATACGAGAACAATATGTAAGAACTGATATGTCATATTAAAATCCTTTTTTTAAATTATCGATGGATTACGGCTTGAAAATTGCATAACCATTTTACTTTTTTTACTTTTGACCCGAAAATAAAAAAAGTCAAAAAGTAAGATTGATGGTGAATTCAGATAATAAGAGAAAGCAAATTGTGAAAGCAGCGGTTAAGCGTTTTGCTCATTTTGGGATTCCAAAAACAACAATGAACGAGATTGCTGAGGATGTGAATCTAACTAAAGCTAACCTTTACTACTATTTTCCGGACAAAAACTCCTTGATTAAAGATGTGTTGTTAAGCATTGTCGATGAGATGGATGTTGAAGAACAAATAGTAATTAAGGAGTTGGGTAAGAATCTCTTGGAATTGTTATACAAGCTTTTGGATGTGCGGGTGATTTTTGTAAAAAAATATTATATGTTTTACCTTTTTGAGAATATGGATTGGATTAAGGATTCCAGTATTTCAGCCGAGATTGAGTCCTTGATACAAAAGGATGAGGATCAATACTGCCAGATTTTTGAAAGAGCGAAGGCTGCGGGAGAGATTGTTGATTTAGACCCTCGTTATATTGCTAAGAATTACAGTGACGCCATGCGGGGCATCGGTTTTATGGGAAATCTTTCCAATATAGTTAAAGGCTTTCCTAGTATAGACAATATAGATGATATAGTTCAGCGGCAGAAGGAGGTAACCGAGATCATGCTCTATGGGTTGAGTACTAAAAATAGAAACAACTAACATACACACACACATAAATACAACGATGAATAGAATTAGAAAATGGTTATTAATCTTGCTTAGTTTTGGAGTGGTTGGAGGCTCTTATGCGCAAGAGGAATTGACGCTGGGTGAAGCAATACAATATGCGCTCAAAAATAAAGCCGATGCTAAGAAATCACAATTAGATGTAATCAACGCCGAAAATAAAATTAGTGAGGTTAGAGCAAACGCTCTTCCTCAAATTAATTTGTCCGCCGGATTAACGTACAATCCCATCATTCAAAAGATAGCTCTTCCTGACTTTACAGGTCAAAATGGGGGGAATCCAAGTTTGGTAGAGATGGGACAGAAATGGCAAGCGACGCCGACGATATCATTGACTCAGCAAATCTTCAATCAATCTGTATTTACGGGATTAAAAGCAGCTAGTACAACTCGTGCATTTTATCAGATTAATCATGAATTGACAGAGGAGCAGTTGATTGAGCGAGTTGCCAATAGTTATTATGATGTATATCAATCTAAGTTGGAGTTAGCTACAATCGAGACTAATTTGCAGAATACAACTAAGACCCGAGATGTAATCGACGGGTTGTATAAAAATGGTTTGGCTAAAAAGATTGATTTAGATCGTACTAATGTAGCAGTCAATAATTTGGAATCCTCCAAACAGCAAATGATTAATGCAATTCAACTAAAGGAGAATGCGCTTAAATTTGTCATTGGTATGGATGTGACAAAGGAGATTTCTATGCCAAAAAATACATTTGAGATTGACTTGGCCAAAGCATTGGTCGATACCTCTAGTTTGGACAGTCGAACTGAAGTAAAGCTTTTGGAAACGCAGAAACAACTTTTGGGCTACAATAAAAAATCAATCGAAGCCCAATACTATCCAACATTGTCTCTGAATGCTAACTATGGATACACAGGATTTGGGCAACAGTTTCCAATTTTTAATAGTGGTCCTTCTATAAATTGGGCAAATTTTTCAACAATAGGTGTTAATCTTTCATTTCCCATATTTACAGGATACGCCACGCGTTCGAAGGTAAGGCAAGCTCAGATTGATATTGATAAAGTTAGTGTTGATATAGAAGATACAAAGTTGGGATTGTTGCTTGCATCTGAAAATGCGAAGAAGCAGCTGAAAAATAGCTTATTGACTATTAATGCGCAATCTGATAATGTAAAGTTGGCAAAAGAAGTATTATTTAATGTGGAAAATAATTACAAGAATGGACTGGCAACCCTTACAGATTTATTAGACGCCGAAAAATCATATGCTGAAGCCCAAAATAGCTATTCAACGGCATTATTAAATTATAAAGTTGCAGAGATCCAAATCATCAAATCAAACGGAAACTTAAAATCACTTATTAACGAATAATTAGCATAAAAATATGAAACGAATCATCATAACCATTGTCATTATAGTAGCAGCCCTAGCTGGTATTATGTATGTATTGAATAAAAATAAAGAAAAGAATAAAGCGGAGACGGAAATAGTGGCGCAGAAGAATGCATCAGTAGCAGTGCGTACAGATACAGTTGCACTTCGGGAGATGAATCTACAATATATTGCAAATGGTACGTTCATGCCTTATCAAGATATGAAACTGTCTGCTGAGACATCAGGTAAAGTAATCAAAGTGTTGGTGAAAGAGGGTGACTATGTGAGAGCAGGACAAGTATTAGCTATAGTGGAAGGGGATAAGTTGGATGTGAGTAAACAGAATGCACAGGCAGCGTATAATAATGCAAAAGCAGATTACGAGCGTTACGAAAGTGCCTTTCAGACAGGTGGTGTGACAAAGCAACAACTTGATCAGGCTAAATTGAAGTTAGAGAGTGAGCAAAATAACCTGAAAAGTGCGCAATTGAATGCATCAGACGCTACTGTGAGAGCTGGTATAAGTGGTACTATTAATGAACGTAAGATAGAGCCAGGTACATATGTGTCTCCAGGTACGGAGATGTTTAGTTTAGTAAATGTGGGGTCACTAAAATTACGTGTCAACGTGGATGAGAAGAATGTCGCAACATTGAAAGTCGGACAGAATATCAAAATAGCTGCAAGTGTATTCCCAGACAAGAATTTTGATGGAAAGATTGTCTTTATTGCACCAAAAGCTGACGGAAGTCTAAATTTCCCTGTTGATATCGAAGTGAAGAACAATGCGGGTAATGAATTGCGTGCAGGAATGTATGGTACTGCAGTTTTTGGAGCGGATCGTTTCTCATCGGTATTGACTATACCACGTACAGCATTTGTAGGTAGTGTGAGCTCAAATCAAGTGTTTGTCAATGAAAATAATACAGCCATTCTTAAGACAATTACCTCCGGACGTAATTTTGGTGACTATATAGAAGTAATCGAAGGATTGACTGCAGGTCAAATCGTCATCACAAGTGGTCAAATCAACTTGCTAAACAATACACCGATTAGCATCATTAAATAATAATTGAAAGAAGATATTTCATGAAAATTTCAGAAATCTCAATAAAACGCCCGAGTATAATAATCGTACTGTTTATTATACTGACCTTGGGTGGTTTATTCAGCTATAAGATGTTGAGTTACGAGTTGATTCCCAAGTTTGAGGTCAACGTTATCACAGTACAAACGGTCTATCCCGGAGCATCTCCTTCAGAGGTAGAAAATACAGTATCAAAGAAGATAGAAGATGCCATCTCCTCCTTGGAGAACGTAAAAAAGGTGGAAACAAAGTCTTACGAGAGTTTATCTCTGGTGTTGATTACGTTAACCAATAATGCTGACGCTAACTATGCATTAAATGATGCACAACGTAAGATTAATGCCATTTTGAAAGACCTTCCAGATGACGTGGATCCTCCGTCCTTGGTGAAATTCTCATTGGATGATATGCCCATCATGAATCTATCGGTCACGAGTAAATTGTCCGAAAAGGAATTGTATGATCTTTTAGATAAGAAGATACAACCTATATTTTCACGGATAAGTGGGGTAGCTCAGGTGGATATGATTGGCGGACAGGAACGCGAGATTCAGGTCACCCTGGATCCTAAGAAAATGGAGGGTTACGGCTTGACCATTGCACAGGTACAGCAAGATATATTGTCGTCAAACTTGGATTTCCCGACCGGAAACGTAAAGACCCGTACCAATCAAACCCTGATTCGCTTGGCTGGTAAGTTTAAATCGGTTGAGGATCTTCGTAATCTACCGATTACGACACCTCAGCATGTAGCCATTAGATTACGTGATATAGCTGATGTGCAAGATGCACAAAAGGAAGTGGAAAAAATTGCGCGTTTAGATCGCCAGAACACGATTTTGATGCAAGTTAAGAAACAGTCCGATGCAAATGCTGTTGAAGTGAGCAAGCTGGTTAAGCAAACCATCGAGACAGTGCAAAACGATTATAAGGAACAAGGCGTACAGGTATTGGTCGCTAATGATACATCTGACTATACCTTGAAAGCGGCCAACAACGTTATTTTTGACTTGTTCTTGGCGATAGTATTGGTCGGGGTAATTATGCTTTTCTTCCTACACAGTTTACGTGATGCTGCAATCGTGATGGTGGCTATTCCATTGTCTTTGATTGCGACCTTCATCGGGATTTATTTGATGGGATATACCTTGAATTTAATGAGTTTGCTTGGACTGTCATTAGTGGTAGGTATCCTGGTCGATGATGCGATTGTGGTCGTGGAAAATATTCACCGTCATATGGAGATGGGTAAGAGTAAGATTCGAGCGGCGTATGATGGAGCGGCTGAGATTGGTTTTACCGTTACGGCAATTACGATGGTAATTGTAGTGGTGTTTTTACCGATTGCGATGTCGACTGGGTTGGTAGCTAATATTTTGGCTCAATTCTGTGTGACGGTTATCATCGCGACGGGATTGTCGCTATTGGTTTCCTTTACGATAGTACCTTGGTTGTATTCACGTTTTGGAAAGCTATCGCATATCAATCCACATACATTCTTTGGTAAGATTATCCACGGTTTTGAAGCGGGGTTGACAGCCTTCACGCATAAGATTTCAGATTTATTGAAATGGTGTATTGACTCAAGATGGAACAAAGTGATTACGATGTTTGTCGTGTTGGTCTTATTTGTAGGATCACTGGGGCTTGTGGGTGCTGGTTACATTGGTGGAGAATTTTTTCCAGCTTCGGATAAAGGAGAATTCTTGGTCCAATTAGAGCTAAATAAAGATGCGTCTATTGAGTCATCTAACTTTATGACACAGCGTGCGGAAAACTTCATTTCTAAATTTCCAGAAGTAGAACGTGTGATTACCACTGTTGGACAGTCGAGTGATGGAATGGGGGGGACCACTGGTACCAAATACAAAGCGGAAATCCACGTGATTTTGATTGATCAAAAGGAGCGAAGTGAAAGCACCAAAGTATTCGGAGCCAAACTGAAGAGGGATCTGGAGAAAGAATTAGTCGGTTCTAAGGTAAAAACCGTTACAGTTGGTATGATGGGAGCTGAGCAGGCACCAATCACTTTGACGGTAATTGGATCTGACATGAAGGATGCATTAGCATTTGCAAATCAGGCCGCAGATCAATTGCGTAATATTGAAGGAGCTACAGAGGTCAAGTTGACCTCTGAGGATGGTAACCCCGAAATCAATGTGCAAGTAGACCGTGATAAGATGAATTCCTTAGGATTGAATCTGTCTACCGTAGGTATGGCTATGCAAACGGCGTTTAGTGGAAATACAGATGGTAAATTCAGAGCTGGTGAATACGAATATGATATCAATATCAGATTCGGCGAACAGGATCGTAAAAATATAGAGGATGTCCGTAATCTACAATTCATCAATACTCAGGGACAAGCCATTAAATTGGAACAATTTGCTGATGTGAGTTACAGCTCAGGGCCAACTTTGTTGGAACGTAGGGATAAGTCACCGTCGGTATCTATCGAAGCACAAGTGATTGGACGGCCTTCAGGTACTATTGCCGCGGAATGGGAGACACAGTTCGAAAAATTGCAACGTCCTCCAGGCGTAAACTACATGTGGGGTGGAGATATGGAAAATCAGACCGAAGGTTTCGGTACATTGGGATACGCTTTATTGGCTTCCATTATTTTGGTTTACCTGGTAATGGTATCGTTGTATGACAGTTTTGTCACTCCATTTATCGTCATCTTCTCGGTACCGCTATCGTTTATTGGAGCGCTATTATTAATGGCACTTACTGATACATCTCTTAATATCTTTACCATTTTGGGGATTATTATGTTGATTGGATTAGTGTGTAAGAATGCGATTCTTCTTGTTGACTTTGCAAATATGCGGAAGGAAGCTGGTGATAATACGCATGATGCATTGGTCGCTGCCAACCATGCTCGTCTTCGTCCAATTTTGATGACGACTATTGCCATGGTATTTGGTATGATACCTATCGCGATTGCTACGGGTGAAGGAGCTGATATGAATAGAGGACTTGCTATTGTAATTATAGGTGGGTTGTTATCATCCTTATTTTTGACGTTGGTTATCGTTCCTGTGGTCTACTCAATATTTGATAGTTTGCAGAAGCGTTTTGGACAGCATAAAAAACCAGATTACGAAGCATTGATGAAAGAGGACTATGTGCCCAATGCGGATTACGTGGACGAAATGTCTGTCAAACACAATTAGAAAAAATGAATATTGTTACAAACCGCCCCTTATCCAGGGGCGGTTTTTTTTGTTTAAGTCTATTGGATATCCAGTTACTAGATAGTATCCAGTTCAGGGATAGTTTCGGTTTGGAATCCGTAAAAGGATAATGTAGTTCGTGTATGAAATACATTATGGTATACTTTGCCTAGATGTGCTTTCGACGTTTAAAACTTATCGTATAAATAAAAAACAACCCATGTGCAATCGATTGCGTAAAAAAATATACATTTGTTTCGAACTTTATAAAAACTTATTGAACAACGTATGTGTGGAATCGTAGGATATGTAGGTGATAAGAATGCCTACTCTATAGTAATCAAAGGTCTAAGAAGACTTGAATATCGAGGATATGACAGTGCTGGGATAGCGCTTCATCAACAATCTAAATTGACGGTTTA encodes:
- a CDS encoding NUDIX hydrolase gives rise to the protein MFTNFTIDCVIFGFHDGLLKALLTERNEYPFKDWWALPGFFVNNDEEMEDAVKRILYENAGLKDIYMEQLAAFAGLKRHPQGRILTVAYFALMQLDQSKIKVKPVTTYMRQAKWFSVNELPELAFDHQQIIDLSLEKLKRKIGYTAVAFELLPEKFTLTQLQQVYEAILGRKLDKRNFRKKMLNYGFLKELPEFQKGVSYRAARLYKLDKRKFQKVFSHED
- a CDS encoding TetR/AcrR family transcriptional regulator; amino-acid sequence: MVNSDNKRKQIVKAAVKRFAHFGIPKTTMNEIAEDVNLTKANLYYYFPDKNSLIKDVLLSIVDEMDVEEQIVIKELGKNLLELLYKLLDVRVIFVKKYYMFYLFENMDWIKDSSISAEIESLIQKDEDQYCQIFERAKAAGEIVDLDPRYIAKNYSDAMRGIGFMGNLSNIVKGFPSIDNIDDIVQRQKEVTEIMLYGLSTKNRNN
- a CDS encoding TolC family protein, which codes for MNRIRKWLLILLSFGVVGGSYAQEELTLGEAIQYALKNKADAKKSQLDVINAENKISEVRANALPQINLSAGLTYNPIIQKIALPDFTGQNGGNPSLVEMGQKWQATPTISLTQQIFNQSVFTGLKAASTTRAFYQINHELTEEQLIERVANSYYDVYQSKLELATIETNLQNTTKTRDVIDGLYKNGLAKKIDLDRTNVAVNNLESSKQQMINAIQLKENALKFVIGMDVTKEISMPKNTFEIDLAKALVDTSSLDSRTEVKLLETQKQLLGYNKKSIEAQYYPTLSLNANYGYTGFGQQFPIFNSGPSINWANFSTIGVNLSFPIFTGYATRSKVRQAQIDIDKVSVDIEDTKLGLLLASENAKKQLKNSLLTINAQSDNVKLAKEVLFNVENNYKNGLATLTDLLDAEKSYAEAQNSYSTALLNYKVAEIQIIKSNGNLKSLINE
- a CDS encoding efflux RND transporter periplasmic adaptor subunit, producing MKRIIITIVIIVAALAGIMYVLNKNKEKNKAETEIVAQKNASVAVRTDTVALREMNLQYIANGTFMPYQDMKLSAETSGKVIKVLVKEGDYVRAGQVLAIVEGDKLDVSKQNAQAAYNNAKADYERYESAFQTGGVTKQQLDQAKLKLESEQNNLKSAQLNASDATVRAGISGTINERKIEPGTYVSPGTEMFSLVNVGSLKLRVNVDEKNVATLKVGQNIKIAASVFPDKNFDGKIVFIAPKADGSLNFPVDIEVKNNAGNELRAGMYGTAVFGADRFSSVLTIPRTAFVGSVSSNQVFVNENNTAILKTITSGRNFGDYIEVIEGLTAGQIVITSGQINLLNNTPISIIK
- a CDS encoding efflux RND transporter permease subunit, with the protein product MKISEISIKRPSIIIVLFIILTLGGLFSYKMLSYELIPKFEVNVITVQTVYPGASPSEVENTVSKKIEDAISSLENVKKVETKSYESLSLVLITLTNNADANYALNDAQRKINAILKDLPDDVDPPSLVKFSLDDMPIMNLSVTSKLSEKELYDLLDKKIQPIFSRISGVAQVDMIGGQEREIQVTLDPKKMEGYGLTIAQVQQDILSSNLDFPTGNVKTRTNQTLIRLAGKFKSVEDLRNLPITTPQHVAIRLRDIADVQDAQKEVEKIARLDRQNTILMQVKKQSDANAVEVSKLVKQTIETVQNDYKEQGVQVLVANDTSDYTLKAANNVIFDLFLAIVLVGVIMLFFLHSLRDAAIVMVAIPLSLIATFIGIYLMGYTLNLMSLLGLSLVVGILVDDAIVVVENIHRHMEMGKSKIRAAYDGAAEIGFTVTAITMVIVVVFLPIAMSTGLVANILAQFCVTVIIATGLSLLVSFTIVPWLYSRFGKLSHINPHTFFGKIIHGFEAGLTAFTHKISDLLKWCIDSRWNKVITMFVVLVLFVGSLGLVGAGYIGGEFFPASDKGEFLVQLELNKDASIESSNFMTQRAENFISKFPEVERVITTVGQSSDGMGGTTGTKYKAEIHVILIDQKERSESTKVFGAKLKRDLEKELVGSKVKTVTVGMMGAEQAPITLTVIGSDMKDALAFANQAADQLRNIEGATEVKLTSEDGNPEINVQVDRDKMNSLGLNLSTVGMAMQTAFSGNTDGKFRAGEYEYDINIRFGEQDRKNIEDVRNLQFINTQGQAIKLEQFADVSYSSGPTLLERRDKSPSVSIEAQVIGRPSGTIAAEWETQFEKLQRPPGVNYMWGGDMENQTEGFGTLGYALLASIILVYLVMVSLYDSFVTPFIVIFSVPLSFIGALLLMALTDTSLNIFTILGIIMLIGLVCKNAILLVDFANMRKEAGDNTHDALVAANHARLRPILMTTIAMVFGMIPIAIATGEGADMNRGLAIVIIGGLLSSLFLTLVIVPVVYSIFDSLQKRFGQHKKPDYEALMKEDYVPNADYVDEMSVKHN